One stretch of Syntrophorhabdaceae bacterium DNA includes these proteins:
- a CDS encoding 2-oxoacid:acceptor oxidoreductase subunit alpha, with translation MKIGGEAGQGIQTIGDTLAKVFARSGFHVFTHQEYESRIRGGHNIYQIRFSDMPVSSSKSIIDILVALDNDSINLHEKELTIGGTIIYDRDMLKNEYIGDQFLHIPLLDLAQTHGKDRIMVNTVATGSVLGMLGIEMDVFFQIVEDKLKKKGAEIISLNKDAFSAGYRYAVKECLRCAFSITPKEKSRMLIGVNEAIGIGAIASGCKFYSAYPMTPSTGIMLFMAGKAKEYGIIVEQAEDEIAAINMAIGASYAGVRSMTGTSGGGFALMVEGLSLAAMTETPIVIALAQRPGPATGLPTKTEQADLLFALHAGHGEFPKVIFAPGSPEQAFYLTNKAFDLSQRFQIPVFILTDQYLSDSQWTTEPFDFNRFIHREYRVKGRSLEDIKDYKRHSYTESGVSLFGIPGTSKKLIVTDSDEHDEEGHITEDPDIRIKMVEKRLFKKMALINQEIFPPELYGDENPDIVLVGWGSTWGVLKEIVDILSKNKKIALIHFQEVFPLPLIEKFDYLNILKHAKKTFCIENNATGQFSRLIKAETGLEFTHHIGRFDGKPFFADSLARSIDDIIG, from the coding sequence ATAAAAATAGGCGGTGAGGCAGGTCAGGGTATCCAGACTATAGGTGATACCTTGGCAAAGGTGTTTGCAAGATCTGGTTTCCATGTATTTACCCATCAGGAATATGAATCCCGTATAAGAGGGGGGCATAATATTTATCAGATACGTTTTTCAGACATGCCTGTTTCATCATCAAAAAGCATAATAGATATCCTTGTAGCCCTTGATAATGATAGTATAAACCTCCATGAAAAAGAGCTTACCATTGGTGGGACTATTATTTATGATAGGGATATGCTGAAGAATGAATATATCGGCGATCAATTTCTCCATATCCCTTTACTTGACCTTGCACAAACCCATGGTAAAGATAGAATTATGGTAAATACAGTGGCAACAGGCTCTGTCCTTGGGATGCTTGGAATAGAGATGGATGTTTTTTTTCAAATTGTTGAGGATAAATTAAAGAAAAAAGGCGCCGAGATTATAAGTTTGAATAAGGATGCATTCTCAGCAGGATATAGATATGCTGTTAAAGAGTGCCTAAGATGTGCATTTAGTATAACCCCTAAAGAGAAATCAAGGATGCTAATAGGTGTAAATGAGGCAATAGGCATTGGAGCCATTGCTTCGGGATGTAAATTCTATTCTGCCTATCCTATGACGCCATCTACAGGTATTATGTTATTCATGGCAGGAAAGGCTAAAGAGTATGGGATAATTGTGGAACAGGCTGAGGATGAGATTGCAGCCATTAATATGGCAATAGGTGCATCCTATGCAGGGGTCAGGTCTATGACAGGGACATCAGGTGGCGGATTCGCCCTAATGGTGGAGGGACTTTCTCTTGCTGCCATGACAGAAACCCCTATTGTTATTGCCCTTGCCCAGAGGCCAGGTCCTGCAACAGGGCTTCCTACAAAAACAGAACAGGCAGACCTTCTTTTTGCCCTCCATGCTGGTCACGGTGAATTTCCTAAGGTTATTTTTGCCCCTGGCTCTCCTGAGCAGGCATTCTATCTAACCAATAAGGCCTTTGATTTATCTCAGAGATTCCAGATACCTGTGTTTATATTAACAGACCAGTATCTATCTGATTCCCAATGGACAACAGAACCGTTTGATTTTAACAGATTTATTCATAGAGAATATAGAGTAAAAGGGAGATCCCTTGAAGATATAAAAGACTATAAAAGACACTCATACACAGAAAGTGGTGTATCTTTATTTGGTATACCAGGGACATCAAAAAAACTTATTGTAACAGACAGTGATGAGCATGATGAGGAAGGGCATATTACAGAGGACCCAGATATAAGGATAAAAATGGTGGAGAAGAGGCTTTTTAAAAAGATGGCTCTTATAAACCAAGAAATCTTTCCACCGGAACTCTATGGAGATGAAAATCCAGACATAGTCCTTGTAGGTTGGGGTTCCACGTGGGGGGTTTTAAAAGAGATTGTTGATATACTATCAAAAAATAAAAAGATTGCCCTTATTCACTTTCAAGAGGTATTCCCTTTACCTTTAATAGAGAAGTTTGATTATCTAAATATTTTAAAGCATGCAAAAAAGACCTTTTGTATAGAAAACAATGCAACAGGTCAATTTTCAAGATTGATAAAAGCTGAGACCGGTCTCGAATTTACACATCATATTGGAAGGTTTGATGGTAAGCCCTTTTTTGC
- a CDS encoding PaaI family thioesterase translates to MKGVLPVYKDSFFCGFNREDGLKLQMMYEKGIVYCEVNLDNRFEGYTDVLHGGIIFGILDVIIWYAIFMETKKICMTRKTEMEFFKPVICGTPYIAKGQFLRIEGRDVHATAWIEDLNGEVYASVNALFKEGRDIPVDHFINKFDFSRTPLAIKKHFMSLLER, encoded by the coding sequence ATGAAGGGTGTTCTGCCTGTATATAAAGATTCTTTCTTTTGTGGTTTCAACAGAGAAGATGGTTTGAAGCTTCAGATGATGTATGAAAAAGGTATAGTCTATTGTGAGGTAAATCTTGATAATAGATTTGAAGGTTATACAGATGTCCTCCACGGAGGGATTATATTTGGGATACTTGATGTCATAATATGGTATGCCATATTTATGGAAACAAAAAAGATCTGCATGACAAGGAAGACAGAAATGGAGTTTTTTAAGCCTGTTATATGCGGAACCCCATATATTGCAAAAGGGCAATTCCTCAGGATAGAGGGCAGGGATGTCCATGCAACAGCATGGATAGAGGATCTAAATGGTGAAGTCTATGCCAGTGTAAATGCACTGTTTAAAGAAGGCAGGGATATACCTGTTGACCATTTTATAAATAAGTTTGATTTTTCAAGGACACCATTAGCAATCAAAAAGCATTTTATGTCCTTGCTGGAGCGTTAG
- the lptE gene encoding LPS assembly lipoprotein LptE, whose translation MKFLSLLSLVLFLFITGCGYQLVGDKGIYGGEIRSVYLPVFKNITYEPHTSLYFTDAFTRQLMASGIFEVNKRNAETYLEGVIKDVKTTPNALDKNGIVIEKSLLVYIELSLFRKDGNLIRRWSFSDSHIYRTDDRNIEDYNKKEAIAIVSDRMAKRFCASIMTEY comes from the coding sequence ATGAAATTTCTGAGCCTTCTCTCATTGGTATTGTTCCTATTTATCACAGGATGCGGTTATCAGCTTGTAGGGGATAAGGGTATATACGGTGGCGAGATAAGGTCTGTTTATTTGCCTGTTTTTAAAAATATTACCTATGAACCCCATACATCTCTATATTTTACCGATGCCTTCACAAGACAACTGATGGCTTCAGGAATCTTTGAAGTGAATAAAAGAAATGCAGAAACCTATTTAGAAGGCGTAATCAAGGATGTAAAAACAACCCCTAATGCCCTGGATAAAAACGGTATAGTAATAGAAAAGAGCCTCCTTGTCTACATTGAGTTATCTCTATTCAGGAAAGACGGGAACCTTATAAGGAGGTGGTCTTTCTCCGACAGTCATATATACAGAACAGATGACAGAAACATAGAGGATTACAATAAAAAAGAGGCCATTGCCATCGTCTCAGATAGAATGGCCAAACGTTTTTGTGCCTCAATAATGACCGAATATTAA
- a CDS encoding 3',5'-cyclic-nucleotide phosphodiesterase: protein MKIDILGCYGNIKGDFKTTSFLIDDSILLDAGTVTSVLNDDRIKKIDKIIITHTHLDHIKDLVFLVDELVMMGRYKIELISVEQVLNIISNNLFNNLIWPDFTVIPSYDNAVIKLREIILNEYTEINDITIKPILMTHTVYCVGYVIKKNDRGFMFTSDTGPTKNFWEQANKEKGIDFIIADVSFPNRMEELAKISGHMTLNILIDHLQRYGLDDKPIFITHIKPIFLEEIIHELSQLGRPNIRPLIQGETIHV, encoded by the coding sequence ATGAAAATAGATATATTGGGTTGTTATGGAAATATAAAAGGTGATTTCAAGACTACATCTTTTCTCATCGATGACTCTATACTTTTGGATGCAGGAACAGTAACCAGTGTTTTAAATGATGATAGGATAAAAAAGATAGACAAAATAATCATAACCCATACCCACCTTGACCATATAAAAGACCTTGTTTTCCTTGTAGATGAACTTGTTATGATGGGCAGATATAAGATCGAGCTTATAAGCGTAGAACAGGTGCTCAATATTATATCAAATAATCTTTTCAATAACCTCATCTGGCCTGACTTTACTGTAATACCCTCTTATGATAATGCTGTTATAAAACTCCGTGAAATTATATTAAATGAATACACTGAGATAAACGATATAACCATAAAACCGATTCTCATGACCCATACTGTTTATTGTGTTGGTTATGTGATTAAAAAAAATGATAGAGGGTTTATGTTTACCTCAGATACTGGACCCACAAAAAACTTCTGGGAACAGGCAAATAAGGAAAAAGGTATAGATTTTATTATTGCCGATGTATCTTTTCCAAACCGTATGGAAGAACTGGCAAAGATATCAGGGCATATGACATTGAATATCCTGATAGATCACTTACAAAGATATGGTCTTGACGATAAACCCATATTCATTACACATATAAAGCCCATCTTTCTTGAAGAGATAATACATGAACTTTCACAACTGGGAAGGCCAAATATCAGGCCACTTATCCAGGGTGAAACTATCCATGTATAA
- a CDS encoding glycosyltransferase family 39 protein → MSHIKWSKEDWLFLVLLVFSGCTIMFTGLSIRSLWGSEGRWAVIAREMIESGNYFMPTINGMLYFDKPLLSYWAIVPFSLKGGVTELTTRLPSAIAGMCSCIITFFIGRRLFDAKTGFISGMLLLTTVMFLFWSRHASADMLNLLFVWLMFWFFIAGGIEGRFLCLLAIYSIGSIGSFMKGPIGLSVALFSMGFYSLFCIFLKLHQNFSFSELRYEFFEKFKWLISKSALISLCIGMLIFLILLLLPVWVTGSWEPVQLMWRENIERFFKPFDHVEPAYAYIKHIVVFTAPWTLIVAASFFRIHIIWKEKSGRLIILISMGILIFFMLSGSRRSYYILPLIPGLMIIAGKSIRDWLEHPFSKALKIALVSTSISLSVLGIVLIYVYIKFDDFRHISEVILSPFMLLMGIFSAALLFTQERIKGFVFMLLSVLILELWVFNIGMAVTEKQRISVRWFSQEVKKTIQGQEKKRVVIYRDVPSSLIFYLHMGIIKEIHTREGLMDFRSQYPDGLVIADLKNLENLYYDRESQLLEPVIIEKKDKKRGEILALLRFRE, encoded by the coding sequence ATGAGCCATATAAAGTGGTCAAAAGAGGATTGGTTATTCCTTGTGTTGCTTGTTTTCTCCGGTTGCACGATAATGTTCACAGGCTTGTCCATAAGGTCACTCTGGGGTTCTGAGGGAAGATGGGCTGTAATCGCCAGAGAGATGATAGAGTCAGGTAATTATTTTATGCCGACTATAAATGGGATGCTCTATTTTGATAAGCCTCTACTAAGCTACTGGGCAATTGTCCCATTTTCTCTTAAAGGTGGCGTTACAGAACTTACAACACGTCTGCCTAGTGCAATAGCTGGTATGTGCTCATGTATTATTACATTTTTTATCGGCAGGAGACTCTTTGATGCAAAAACAGGCTTTATATCAGGGATGCTACTTCTAACTACCGTAATGTTCTTATTCTGGTCAAGACATGCATCAGCCGATATGTTGAATCTGCTTTTTGTTTGGCTTATGTTCTGGTTTTTTATTGCCGGGGGTATTGAAGGTCGTTTTTTATGTCTCTTAGCAATCTATTCTATTGGCTCAATAGGATCCTTTATGAAAGGACCTATTGGGCTATCTGTGGCTTTATTTTCCATGGGCTTTTATAGCCTATTCTGTATTTTTTTAAAACTTCATCAAAATTTTTCATTTAGTGAATTAAGATATGAATTCTTTGAAAAATTTAAATGGCTAATATCCAAAAGCGCTTTAATATCATTGTGCATAGGGATGCTTATATTTTTAATCCTCCTATTACTCCCTGTATGGGTAACAGGTTCATGGGAGCCTGTTCAGTTAATGTGGAGGGAAAATATTGAGCGATTTTTTAAGCCTTTTGACCACGTAGAGCCAGCATATGCATATATAAAGCATATAGTTGTGTTTACTGCACCGTGGACATTGATTGTGGCTGCATCTTTTTTCAGGATCCATATTATATGGAAAGAAAAGTCCGGGAGGTTAATTATACTTATTTCTATGGGGATACTTATCTTTTTTATGCTATCTGGTTCAAGACGCAGTTACTATATCCTACCCCTTATCCCAGGGCTCATGATTATTGCAGGGAAGTCAATAAGAGATTGGCTTGAGCATCCATTTTCTAAAGCTCTAAAAATAGCATTAGTATCAACATCTATATCGCTTTCTGTTTTAGGCATAGTATTGATTTATGTGTACATTAAATTTGATGATTTCAGACATATATCAGAGGTCATCTTATCGCCTTTTATGCTTTTAATGGGTATCTTTTCTGCAGCCCTTTTGTTTACACAGGAGAGAATAAAGGGTTTTGTTTTCATGTTGTTAAGTGTATTAATATTAGAATTGTGGGTATTTAATATTGGAATGGCTGTTACTGAGAAACAAAGAATTAGTGTGAGATGGTTTTCTCAGGAGGTGAAAAAAACCATCCAAGGGCAAGAAAAGAAAAGGGTTGTTATATACAGAGATGTGCCTTCGTCTTTGATATTTTATCTCCATATGGGCATAATCAAGGAGATACACACACGGGAAGGATTAATGGATTTCAGAAGCCAATATCCTGATGGACTAGTCATTGCCGATCTAAAAAACCTTGAAAACCTTTATTATGATAGAGAATCCCAGTTGCTCGAACCTGTAATAATAGAGAAAAAAGATAAAAAAAGAGGAGAAATACTGGCACTCCTTAGATTTAGAGAATAA
- the rpsT gene encoding 30S ribosomal protein S20 translates to MKKNKSAIKRARQAEERRLRNSHYKSTMKTYVKKTMTSMGSKDIDRLGEDLKKAISYIDKTASKGVIHRKTASRKISRLTKKVNKILGATGKQQQAQ, encoded by the coding sequence TTGAAAAAGAATAAGTCAGCCATAAAGAGAGCAAGACAGGCAGAAGAGAGACGCCTGAGAAATTCCCATTACAAATCCACCATGAAGACATATGTAAAAAAGACGATGACATCTATGGGTAGCAAAGACATTGATCGTCTTGGAGAAGACTTAAAAAAGGCCATATCTTATATTGATAAGACAGCATCAAAAGGTGTAATCCACAGAAAGACTGCCTCGAGAAAGATTTCAAGACTCACAAAGAAGGTTAATAAAATCCTTGGGGCTACAGGTAAGCAGCAACAGGCACAATAA
- a CDS encoding OmpH family outer membrane protein has protein sequence MWEKKRVSNLLVFNSVKIGVFDLQRIIRESKTIEGYRQDIAKSIEEKARPIRAKEESLRTMEDKLRKQLQVMSIDERRELEEKTTNEAKEIKRMKEDLDIHLRKMDRELTQKAFKEIDAIIKNIAVKENYTLIFEKSSAGIAYFKETLDITKKILEQIK, from the coding sequence ATGTGGGAGAAAAAGAGGGTATCCAACCTGCTCGTCTTCAATTCTGTAAAGATAGGTGTCTTTGACCTCCAAAGAATAATACGAGAGTCAAAGACAATAGAAGGTTATAGACAGGATATTGCAAAGAGCATTGAAGAAAAGGCAAGGCCTATAAGGGCAAAGGAAGAGTCTTTAAGAACCATGGAGGATAAGCTTAGAAAACAGTTACAGGTTATGTCTATTGATGAAAGAAGAGAACTCGAAGAAAAGACTACCAATGAGGCTAAAGAGATAAAAAGGATGAAGGAAGACCTTGATATACACCTGAGAAAGATGGATAGAGAACTGACACAAAAGGCATTTAAGGAGATAGATGCAATAATTAAGAATATTGCAGTAAAAGAGAATTATACATTAATCTTTGAGAAAAGTAGTGCAGGTATAGCTTATTTTAAAGAAACCTTAGATATCACAAAAAAGATATTGGAACAGATAAAATAG
- the leuS gene encoding leucine--tRNA ligase, whose product MKQYEPQVIEEKRQTIWEKEDLFRVIEEKDKKKYYLLEMFPYPSGKIHMGHVRNYSIGDVIARYKTMSGYNVLHPMGWDAFGMPAENAAIERGVHPAKWTYDNIDYMKKQLKRLGFSYDWSREIATCHVDYYRWEQWMFLKMFEKGIVYRKSAPVNYCVKCQTVLANEQVVDGLCWRCNESVIQKELTQWFFAITKYADELYEFCDKLSGWPERVLNMQRNWIGKSYGVEVDFKLENGEKLTIFTTRPDTLYGVTFMALAPEHPLALELSKGTAYEAGVRAFIEKAKTQDRSFRAELQGTKEGIFTGHYAINPLNNSKVPIYIGNFVLMEYGTGAIMSVPAHDQRDFEFAKVYGLPIIITIMPENRELDPSTMENAYEGDGFLVNSGDFNGMNNRQAIQSIIDYLEKKGLGRRTINFKLRDWGISRQRYWGAPIPIIYCDKCGIVPVPYEQLPVELPLNLEVKMVGRSPLSDFEDFYKVKCPVCNSDAKRETDTMDTFVESSWYFLKYACPEYNEGPLDTERVNYWMPVDQYIGGVEHAVLHLLYSRFFNRVLNELGLVEVREPFDNLLTQGMVIKDGAKMSKSKGNVVDPDYLIEKYGADATRLCCLFAAPPEKDLDWSDKGIEGCFRFLQRVWRLVTERLDSIKEIESTIIPTRDDNESRFLTLRIHKTIKKVTEDIERFHLNTAIASIMELVNVIYKFLEKPRETKDELGLLKGSIEVVLRLLFPFVPHITEELWEMLGGEMAILRYKWIEFKEEFTMEDKVTIAVQVNGKLRDTFEIERDAQQETIKEAALSLEKVQKHIEGKSVKKVVVVPNKLVNIVC is encoded by the coding sequence ATGAAACAGTATGAACCACAGGTAATTGAAGAGAAGAGGCAGACCATATGGGAAAAAGAGGATCTATTTCGTGTTATAGAAGAGAAGGATAAAAAGAAATATTATCTCCTTGAGATGTTTCCTTATCCCTCTGGAAAGATACATATGGGCCATGTGCGTAATTATTCTATAGGTGATGTGATAGCAAGATATAAGACTATGAGCGGATATAATGTCCTTCATCCCATGGGCTGGGACGCCTTTGGTATGCCTGCAGAGAACGCTGCTATAGAGCGGGGAGTCCATCCGGCAAAATGGACATATGACAACATAGACTACATGAAGAAACAGCTAAAACGTCTGGGATTCAGCTATGACTGGTCAAGGGAGATAGCTACATGCCATGTGGATTATTACAGATGGGAACAGTGGATGTTTCTCAAGATGTTTGAAAAAGGCATTGTATATAGAAAAAGTGCACCTGTCAATTACTGTGTGAAATGTCAGACTGTTCTTGCCAATGAACAGGTTGTAGATGGTCTTTGTTGGAGATGTAATGAGTCTGTTATCCAGAAAGAACTAACCCAGTGGTTTTTTGCTATTACAAAATATGCAGATGAACTCTATGAATTTTGCGACAAACTTTCTGGTTGGCCTGAGCGGGTGTTAAATATGCAAAGGAACTGGATAGGTAAGAGCTATGGTGTTGAGGTAGATTTTAAATTAGAGAATGGTGAAAAATTAACCATATTTACCACAAGACCTGATACACTCTATGGCGTCACATTCATGGCGCTCGCCCCTGAACACCCCCTTGCCCTTGAACTTTCCAAGGGAACAGCATATGAGGCAGGTGTGCGGGCATTTATAGAGAAGGCAAAGACGCAGGATAGAAGCTTCAGGGCTGAACTTCAGGGAACAAAAGAGGGCATTTTTACAGGCCATTATGCCATAAACCCATTAAACAATTCAAAGGTGCCCATATACATAGGAAACTTTGTCCTCATGGAATACGGCACAGGGGCGATTATGTCTGTTCCTGCCCATGACCAGAGGGATTTTGAGTTTGCAAAGGTATACGGTTTACCCATCATAATCACCATTATGCCAGAAAATAGAGAACTTGATCCCAGTACAATGGAAAACGCTTACGAGGGTGATGGTTTTCTGGTGAACTCCGGTGATTTTAACGGAATGAATAACAGACAGGCAATACAGAGCATTATAGATTATCTGGAGAAGAAAGGTTTAGGTAGAAGGACAATAAATTTCAAGCTGAGAGATTGGGGTATATCAAGACAGAGGTATTGGGGTGCACCCATACCTATTATATATTGTGATAAATGTGGTATTGTCCCTGTTCCGTATGAACAACTCCCAGTGGAGCTACCTCTTAATCTTGAGGTCAAAATGGTAGGTAGATCTCCATTGTCTGACTTTGAGGATTTTTATAAGGTGAAATGTCCTGTATGTAATAGTGACGCAAAAAGAGAGACAGATACCATGGATACCTTTGTGGAATCATCGTGGTATTTCCTTAAATACGCATGTCCTGAGTATAATGAAGGCCCTCTTGATACAGAACGGGTTAATTATTGGATGCCTGTTGACCAGTATATAGGAGGTGTGGAACACGCTGTCCTTCACCTTCTCTATTCAAGATTTTTCAATAGAGTCCTGAATGAGCTTGGCTTAGTTGAGGTGAGAGAGCCCTTTGATAATCTCCTCACACAAGGTATGGTTATAAAAGATGGGGCAAAGATGAGTAAATCAAAGGGTAATGTAGTTGACCCTGATTATCTTATAGAGAAATACGGTGCAGATGCTACAAGGCTTTGCTGTCTATTTGCGGCGCCTCCTGAAAAAGACCTTGATTGGAGTGATAAAGGTATTGAGGGATGTTTCAGATTTCTCCAGAGGGTATGGAGGCTTGTAACAGAAAGATTGGATTCCATAAAAGAGATAGAGTCTACGATTATTCCCACAAGAGATGACAATGAAAGCCGTTTCCTTACATTGAGGATACACAAGACCATTAAAAAGGTCACAGAGGATATAGAGAGGTTCCATCTCAATACAGCCATTGCCAGTATAATGGAGCTTGTTAATGTTATATATAAATTTCTTGAAAAGCCAAGAGAAACAAAAGATGAACTCGGTCTCTTAAAGGGTTCAATAGAGGTAGTCCTCAGACTTCTTTTTCCCTTTGTGCCCCATATCACAGAAGAACTATGGGAGATGCTTGGTGGTGAAATGGCAATATTGAGATACAAGTGGATTGAATTTAAAGAAGAATTTACTATGGAGGACAAGGTAACCATCGCTGTCCAGGTAAACGGTAAATTGAGAGATACTTTTGAGATAGAGAGGGATGCACAGCAGGAGACAATAAAAGAGGCAGCGCTGAGCCTCGAAAAGGTTCAGAAACACATAGAGGGAAAATCTGTGAAAAAGGTAGTTGTTGTCCCAAATAAACTTGTAAATATTGTTTGCTAA
- a CDS encoding transcriptional activator RfaH, giving the protein MKKWFVVNTKPKNEDRAAANLISIGIDTLAPKLKLKKFKNSRFVYVIEPMFPGYIFARFHPIDDFRIVKYARGVKTIVHFGEKIVPIHEELIDFLKSRLENGVATVEKKPISIGEKIIIKDGPFKGLTGIFEREIEGKERVTILLNAVQFAATMEIDRDLIEKL; this is encoded by the coding sequence ATGAAAAAATGGTTTGTAGTAAATACCAAACCTAAAAACGAAGACAGGGCAGCAGCGAACCTAATATCAATCGGTATAGATACGCTTGCACCAAAACTTAAATTAAAAAAATTTAAAAACAGCAGGTTTGTCTATGTGATAGAACCCATGTTCCCAGGTTATATATTTGCCAGATTTCATCCCATCGATGATTTCCGTATTGTAAAGTATGCCCGTGGTGTAAAAACAATAGTTCATTTTGGAGAGAAGATTGTCCCTATTCATGAAGAACTAATAGATTTTCTAAAATCAAGACTTGAAAACGGCGTTGCCACCGTTGAAAAGAAACCTATATCAATAGGTGAAAAGATTATTATAAAAGATGGACCATTTAAAGGATTGACAGGTATATTTGAGAGGGAGATAGAAGGCAAGGAAAGGGTGACCATTCTTCTTAATGCAGTCCAGTTTGCAGCTACCATGGAGATAGACAGGGATCTAATAGAGAAACTTTAA
- a CDS encoding MFS transporter, protein MAETTEIHEKDPNGKWKQVFYNRRIAVMVLLGFSSGLPLPLTSGTLQAWLTVAGVDLRIIGIFSLVSIPYTIKFVWSPLMDRFVPPWLGRRRGWILPIQLILMVSISIMGFISPQYAPFLLATMAFFIAFVSASQDIVIDAYRTDILPDRERGIGAATFIMGYRIAMLLAGAVALILSQVIDWQKTYLLMAILMIIGMIGTSVGREPDSQIKPPKSIEEAVWGPLRDFFTREKAMIILLLIILYKLGDAYAGALTTAFLIRGVNFSPAEVGTINKGMGLVATILGAMFGGALMIKLRLYKSLMLFGILQMVSNLSFMLLALTGKNYPVMVFAIAFENITGGMGSAAFLAFVMAICNKRYSATQYALLSSLAALGRVFISPTSGYIVEATGWAIFFLFTAITAMPGLVLLWILEDTINTVEDN, encoded by the coding sequence ATGGCAGAGACCACAGAAATCCATGAAAAAGACCCCAATGGAAAATGGAAGCAGGTCTTTTATAACAGACGCATAGCAGTCATGGTCCTTCTTGGCTTTTCTTCTGGATTGCCACTGCCTCTCACATCAGGGACACTTCAGGCATGGCTTACAGTGGCAGGTGTGGATTTAAGGATTATAGGCATATTCTCCCTTGTATCAATACCGTATACCATAAAATTTGTATGGTCTCCTTTAATGGACCGTTTTGTGCCACCATGGCTCGGAAGACGCAGGGGCTGGATTTTACCCATCCAATTGATCCTCATGGTATCCATAAGTATAATGGGTTTTATCTCACCCCAATATGCACCATTCCTCCTTGCCACGATGGCATTTTTCATTGCCTTTGTATCTGCTTCCCAGGATATTGTCATAGATGCCTATAGAACTGATATACTCCCTGATAGAGAAAGAGGTATAGGGGCAGCCACATTTATCATGGGTTATCGTATAGCCATGCTTCTGGCAGGGGCTGTGGCATTGATTCTGTCTCAGGTAATAGACTGGCAGAAGACATATCTTTTAATGGCAATCCTTATGATTATAGGTATGATAGGGACATCTGTGGGAAGAGAACCTGACTCCCAGATAAAACCCCCTAAAAGCATAGAAGAGGCTGTATGGGGACCATTAAGAGACTTTTTCACAAGAGAAAAGGCCATGATTATACTTCTCCTTATAATACTTTACAAGCTCGGTGATGCATATGCAGGTGCCCTGACCACTGCATTTCTCATAAGGGGTGTTAATTTTTCTCCTGCCGAAGTAGGGACAATAAACAAAGGAATGGGTCTTGTTGCAACCATTTTAGGTGCCATGTTTGGAGGGGCACTCATGATAAAACTCAGGCTATACAAATCCCTTATGCTTTTCGGTATCCTTCAGATGGTTTCAAACCTGTCCTTTATGCTCCTTGCCTTAACAGGCAAAAACTATCCTGTTATGGTATTTGCCATTGCCTTTGAAAATATAACAGGGGGTATGGGTTCAGCGGCATTTCTTGCCTTTGTCATGGCCATATGCAACAAACGCTACAGCGCTACACAGTATGCGCTCCTTTCATCACTTGCTGCGCTTGGAAGGGTTTTTATATCTCCGACATCAGGTTATATTGTTGAGGCAACAGGCTGGGCAATATTCTTCTTATTCACTGCCATTACAGCCATGCCCGGACTGGTATTACTGTGGATACTTGAGGATACTATAAACACTGTTGAAGACAATTAA